In Pyrus communis chromosome 8, drPyrComm1.1, whole genome shotgun sequence, one genomic interval encodes:
- the LOC137742265 gene encoding uncharacterized protein — MAKKAVKYSVVDAFTDSAFKGNPAAVCLLEEERDDQWLQAVAAEFNLSETCYLTRLTESDSAPRFGLRWFTPSNEVELCGHATLAAAYTLFNSGLVKSDIIEFATLSGILKAKKVPDVKTANGLNTHNGEAQESYFVELNFPADPSNEFNSGDVSVISKALDGASMVEIRRTTVTDDLLVVLPSAKAVTDLQPQLDAIRQCPGSSGVIITGIAPPESGYDFYSRFFCPKHGIDEDPVTGSAHCALSSYWCKKLGKSDVFAYQASPRGGAINVHLDEQNQRVLLRGKAVIVMEGTVLA, encoded by the exons ATGGCGAAGAAAGCTGTGAAATACTCAgtg GTGGACGCGTTCACAGACTCGGCTTTCAAAGGGAACCCAGCAGCGGTTTGCTTGCTGGAGGAAGAAAGAGACGACCAGTGGCTACAGGCCGTGGCCGCCGAGTTCAACCTCTCCGAGACATGTTACTTGACTCGGCTCACTGAGTCTGACTCAGCTCCTCGGTTCGGTCTCAGATGGTTCACTCCTTCCAATGAG GTTGAGCTTTGTGGTCACGCAACATTAGCAGCTGCATACACTCTCTTTAACTCTGGTTTGGTAAAGTCCGACATTATTGAGTTTGCCACATTATCCGGAATCCTAAAAGCTAAAAAGGTTCCAGATGTTAAGACAGCCAACGGTTTGAATACTCACAATGGGGAAGCACAAGAGTCCTATTTTGTTGAACTGAATTTTCCTGCCGACCCGTCTAATGAATTTAACTCTGGCGATGTTTCGGTAATCTCTAAGGCCTTAGATGGTGCTTCTATGGTTGAAATAAGGAGGACAACTGTCACAGATGATTTACTT GTTGTGCTTCCATCAGCAAAAGCTGTCACAGATTTACAGCCGCAGTTAGATGCGATTCGACAATGTCCAGGGTCTAGTGGAGTGATCATTACAGGGATTGCTCCTCCGGAATCTGGATATGATTTTTACAGTAGATTCTTTTGTCCCAAACATGGGATTGATGAG GATCCCGTTACTGGGAGCGCACATTGTGCTCTTTCATCATACTGGTGCAAAAAACTTGGAAAGTCTGATGTTTTTGCTTATCag GCATCACCTCGAGGGGGAGCAATAAACGTTCATCTAGATGAGCAAAATCAAAGGGTACTGCTGCGAGGAAAAGCTGTTATTGTGATGGAAGGAACTGTTTTAGCTTGA